In Mesoplodon densirostris isolate mMesDen1 chromosome 5, mMesDen1 primary haplotype, whole genome shotgun sequence, a single window of DNA contains:
- the LOC132490469 gene encoding LOW QUALITY PROTEIN: transcription factor-like 5 protein (The sequence of the model RefSeq protein was modified relative to this genomic sequence to represent the inferred CDS: deleted 4 bases in 2 codons), whose product MSGPGQQEPPQAGGPAGPEGADAALGEAGLSFRTSDLSLVEMTEIEYTQLQHILYSHMEAAEAAGELETRVNSCFLAAAAPGAAAGGFAAAVGAAAEAPPVYPVLCPALADGGFADANQCLGHVDFQELRMMLLSEAGAPRAAEKTPGAGAFRPKAPDGAGKENVEGASEVRAKSAVRVRLEDGFNSIAAEPPPAPRGADPPEPGMALNHLVTLIRHPSELMNVPLHQQQNKCRTLVKNKTAAATTALQFTYPLFTANSCSTSGNSNLSQTQMGWGPSRTHLSLRTIPSYQV is encoded by the exons ATGTCGGGCCCCGGGCAGCAGGAGCCGCCGCAGGCGGGCGGGCCGGCGGGCCCCGAGGGCGCGGACGCGGCGCTCGGCGAGGCGGGGCTGAGTTTCAGGACCAGCGACCTGAGCCTTGTGGAGATGACGGAGATCGAGTACACGCAGCTGCAGCACATCCTCTACTCGCACATGGAGGCGGCGGAGGCCGCCGGCGAGCTGGAGACGCGCGTCAACTCTTGCTtcctggcggcggcggcgccgggcGCAGCGGCGGGGGGCTTCGCTGCGGCCGTGGGCGCGGCGGCGGAG GCGCCGCCCGTGTACCCGGTGCTGTGC CCTGCGCTGGCCGATGGTGGCTTCGCGGACGCCAACCAGTGCTTGGGCCACGTCGACTTCCAGGAGCTGCGCATGATGCTGCTGAGCGAGGCGGGCGCGCCCCGCGCCGCCGAGAAGACGCCGGGCGCCGGCGCATTCCGGCCCAAGGCGCCCGACGGCGCCGGCAAGGAGAACGTGGAGGGCGCGAGCGAGGTGCGGGCCAAGTCGGCGGTGCGCGTCCGCCTGGAGGACGGCTTCAACAGCATAGCAGCCGAGCCCCCGCCAGCCCCGCGCGGTGCGGATCCCCCCGAGCCTGGCATGGCGCTCAACCA TTTGGTAACTCTTATTCGCCATCCATCCGAATTAATGAATGTTCCACTTCATCAGCAACAAAACAAATGTAGAACattagtgaaaaataaaacagctgcTGCAACTACTGCTCTTCAATTTACATACCCTCTGTTTACTGCAAATAGTTGCTCTACTAGTGGAAATTCTAATCTTTCACAAACACAG